GAACAACCACTGGGTTACCAGATCATCAACCTGGGCTGCGGGGAACCGGAGACCATGCTGGCTTTTGTGGCCCTGCTGGAGGAACTGACCGGCCGCCGGGCACTGACCAGGGACGCCCCCGCGCCGCCCAGCGAGCCGCCGATCACCTACTGCGACAACACCCGCGCCCGCGAGTTGTTGAACTTCGCGCCCCGGGTCCCGTTGCGCGAGGGGTTGGGGCGTACCTGGGAATGGTACCGGCGGGTGCGCGGCGTCCGCTGAGGGACGGGCTTGCCCTCTCAGGGTGCGGCGACCTCCAGGAACTGGGCCGGATCAACCCATTCGCCGTTGACGGCAATCTCCCAGTGGATGTGCGGCCCGCTGCTGCGCCCGGTGCTGCCACTGATGCCGATTACCTGCCCCTGGCGGACGTATTGCCCGCGGGTGACATAGATCTCGGAAAGGTGAGCCAGGCCAGAATAGACGCCCAGGCCGTGATCGATCAGCACATAGTTGCCGCGCACATCCAGCCGTTCCGCCAGGGCAATACGCCCGGCTGCCGGGGCCAGCAGCGGCGTTCCCGCCGGACCGCGCAGGTCAGCGCCGGTATGGCGCCCCCACAGCGACTCGTTGTATAGCCGCCATGCGCCGAACGGTGAGGTGAACTCCGCTTCCAGCGGTTTGGCGAACGGCCCGCGCCAGTAGTGCACCGGCGTCACCCGGCTGAAGATCGCGCTCAGGCGGGCGCGCTCGGCGCGGTCCACTTCCGGCTCCAGTAAGTAACCCAGGTCGTTGGTGATTGTCACATCCTGGCGCATGAACTCGGTGGCGATCACGGTCACCTGACCCGTCCACGTCTCGCGGGTGCCATCGTCAAACCAGCCGTAGACTTCCAGCGGGTAGGGGTTGGGCTGCTGCTCCATGTTGACCGCCAGCAGGCAATACCAGGCTTCATCGCGCTCGTAACAATCGATCAGGCGGTTGAGGAAGCGCGCCCGCACCCCGGCCAGGCCCACGCCCTGCACCGTTAGCAGGCCGACCTTCCCCTGCGCCAGCGTGGAAAAGCCGGGCGTGACCGTCAGGCGCGGCTCATCAGCGGCGGCCGGGATTGCCCCGGCCAGCATGATCAGAATCAGCAATCCCCTAAGCCAGATGCGCACCGGCACTACTCCTCATCCCAGACTACGCCTGCTCCTCAGCCGGTTCGTGGGGCGCAGG
The genomic region above belongs to Anaerolineae bacterium and contains:
- a CDS encoding M23 family metallopeptidase, with protein sequence MRIWLRGLLILIMLAGAIPAAADEPRLTVTPGFSTLAQGKVGLLTVQGVGLAGVRARFLNRLIDCYERDEAWYCLLAVNMEQQPNPYPLEVYGWFDDGTRETWTGQVTVIATEFMRQDVTITNDLGYLLEPEVDRAERARLSAIFSRVTPVHYWRGPFAKPLEAEFTSPFGAWRLYNESLWGRHTGADLRGPAGTPLLAPAAGRIALAERLDVRGNYVLIDHGLGVYSGLAHLSEIYVTRGQYVRQGQVIGISGSTGRSSGPHIHWEIAVNGEWVDPAQFLEVAAP